Proteins encoded together in one Catellatospora citrea window:
- a CDS encoding abortive infection family protein, which yields MLQQHLTRIRAGIADDPAAAIGSSKELVESLLKIILERSGEQYAPGEDMPALYKKVSAVLGLDAGSIPDSARGSDAVKKILRTLTTTLQGLAELRNVLGTGHGRTAPSPALARHAGLALNSTVTITEFLLDTWQDRVDRGLITLSS from the coding sequence GTGCTGCAACAGCATCTGACACGTATTCGGGCTGGCATCGCCGACGATCCAGCGGCCGCGATCGGCTCGTCGAAAGAACTCGTCGAGAGCCTCCTGAAGATCATCCTGGAGCGAAGTGGCGAACAGTACGCCCCCGGCGAGGACATGCCGGCCCTCTACAAGAAGGTCTCCGCAGTGCTGGGCCTGGACGCAGGCTCGATCCCGGACAGCGCGAGGGGCAGCGACGCCGTGAAGAAGATCCTGCGGACTCTCACCACGACCCTCCAAGGCCTTGCCGAACTACGCAATGTCCTGGGCACCGGCCATGGTCGCACCGCGCCCAGTCCCGCCCTGGCCAGGCACGCCGGCCTTGCGCTCAACAGCACGGTCACGATCACAGAGTTCCTGCTCGACACCTGGCAGGACCGAGTCGACCGCGGCCTGATCACTCTCAGCAGCTAG
- a CDS encoding GFA family protein yields the protein MSKKYNGHCACGAVSYGFDTPPTFVANCHCTDCKRASGGEMATFGLVPASDFTVFSGETKSFSYGPSTETCAGKGLDRVFCANCGSRLFTNNLRDFPDGVFVQQGTLDKLDDWFAPQAEIFTWSRESFMPALDLPQFDHAPQ from the coding sequence ATGAGCAAGAAGTACAACGGTCATTGTGCGTGCGGTGCGGTAAGTTACGGGTTCGACACCCCGCCGACCTTCGTCGCGAACTGTCACTGCACGGACTGCAAGCGGGCATCCGGCGGAGAGATGGCGACCTTCGGCCTGGTGCCCGCGTCGGACTTCACGGTATTCAGCGGCGAAACCAAGAGCTTTTCGTATGGGCCGAGTACGGAGACATGCGCGGGCAAGGGGCTTGATCGCGTCTTCTGCGCCAACTGCGGTTCCAGGCTGTTCACCAACAACTTGAGGGACTTTCCCGATGGGGTCTTCGTGCAGCAAGGCACCCTGGATAAGCTTGACGATTGGTTCGCGCCGCAGGCCGAGATCTTCACATGGAGTCGCGAATCGTTCATGCCTGCGCTTGACCTCCCCCAGTTCGACCACGCGCCCCAGTGA